From a single Fusobacterium pseudoperiodonticum genomic region:
- a CDS encoding Mini-ribonuclease 3, whose translation MDNVDKLSKKDIRDYTGLELAFIGDAIWELEIRRYYLQFGYSIPTLNKYVKNKVNARYQSLIYKQIIEELDEKFKVIGKRAKNSNIKTFPKTCTVMEYREATALEAVVGAMYLLNEEEEIKKIINIVIKGE comes from the coding sequence ATGGACAATGTAGACAAATTATCAAAAAAGGACATAAGAGATTACACAGGTTTGGAATTGGCATTTATAGGAGATGCTATTTGGGAATTGGAAATAAGAAGATATTATTTACAGTTTGGCTATAGTATTCCAACTTTAAATAAGTATGTCAAAAATAAAGTTAATGCAAGATATCAAAGCCTAATCTATAAGCAAATTATAGAAGAGTTAGATGAAAAATTTAAAGTCATAGGAAAAAGAGCTAAAAATAGCAATATAAAAACTTTTCCAAAGACTTGTACAGTGATGGAATATAGAGAAGCTACGGCTCTTGAAGCTGTTGTTGGAGCAATGTATTTACTTAATGAAGAAGAAGAAATAAAAAAAATTATAAATATAGTTATAAAGGGAGAATAG
- the ispD gene encoding 2-C-methyl-D-erythritol 4-phosphate cytidylyltransferase, whose product MYSGDSKIEKKVTFILAAAGQGKRMNMSLAKQFLEYKGEPLFYSSLKIAFENQYIDDIIIVTNKENIKNIREFCENKKLLSKVKYIVEGGSERQHSIYNAIKKIENTDIVIIQDAARPFLKDKYIEESLKILDNTCDGAIIAVKCKDTIKVIDENGIIVETPNRNNLIAVHTPQTFKFEILKKAHQIAEEKNILATDDASLVENISGKIKFIHGDYDNIKITVQEDLKYLK is encoded by the coding sequence ATGTACAGTGGTGACTCTAAAATAGAAAAGAAAGTTACTTTTATTCTTGCAGCAGCAGGACAGGGTAAAAGAATGAATATGAGCCTAGCCAAACAGTTTTTAGAATATAAAGGTGAACCACTTTTTTACTCCTCTTTAAAAATTGCTTTTGAAAATCAGTACATAGATGATATTATTATTGTAACGAATAAAGAAAACATAAAAAATATAAGAGAATTTTGTGAAAACAAAAAGCTATTATCTAAAGTCAAATATATTGTTGAAGGTGGAAGTGAAAGACAACATTCTATTTATAATGCGATAAAAAAGATAGAAAACACAGATATTGTCATAATTCAAGATGCAGCAAGACCATTTTTAAAAGATAAGTATATAGAAGAAAGTTTAAAAATTTTAGATAATACTTGTGATGGAGCAATTATTGCTGTAAAATGTAAGGATACGATTAAAGTTATTGATGAAAATGGTATAATAGTAGAAACACCAAATAGAAATAACTTAATAGCAGTACATACACCACAAACTTTTAAATTTGAAATTTTAAAAAAGGCACATCAAATAGCTGAAGAAAAAAATATCTTGGCTACTGATGATGCAAGTTTAGTAGAAAATATCTCCGGTAAAATAAAATTTATCCATGGAGATTATGATAATATTAAAATTACAGTACAAGAGGATTTAAAATATTTAAAGTAA
- a CDS encoding endonuclease MutS2: MNKHSFNVLEFDKLKELILENIVIDDNREVIENLEPYKDLSALNNELKTVKDFMDLISFDGGFEAVGLRNINSLMDKIKLIGTYLEVEELWDINVNLRTVRVFKARLDELGKYKQLRDTIGNIPNLRMIEDVINKTINPEKEIKDDASLDLRDIRLHKKTLNMNIKRKFEELFDEPSLANAFQERIITERDGRMVTPVKFDFKGLIKGIEHDRSSSGQTVFIEPLSIVSLNNKMRELETKEKEEIRKILLRIAEQLRNNRDDILAIGDKALYLDILNAKSIYAVDNKCEIPTVSNREVLSLERARHPFIDKDKVVPLTFEIGKDYDILLITGPNTGGKTVALKTAGLLTLMALSGIPIPASENSKIGFFEGVFADIGDEQSIEQSLSSFSAHLKNVKEILAGVTKNSLVLLDELGSGTDPIEGAAFAMAVIDYLNEKKAKSFITTHYSQVKAYGYNEEGIETASMEFNTDTLSPTYRLLVGIPGESNALTIAQRMGLPESIISKARAYISEDNKKVEKMIENIKTKSQELDEMRERFARLQEEARLDRERAKQETLIIEKQKNEIIKAAYEEAEKMMNEMRAKASALVEKIQHEEKNKEDAKQIQKNLNMLSTALREEKNKTVEVVKKIKTKVNFKVGDRVFVKSINQFANILKINTSKESASVQAGILKLEVPFEEIKIVEEKKEKVYNVSTHKKTPVRSEIDLRGKMVDEGIYELETYLDRATLNGYTEVYVIHGKGTGALREGILKYLKTSKYVKEYRIGGHGEGGLGCTVVTLK; the protein is encoded by the coding sequence ATGAATAAGCATAGTTTTAATGTTTTAGAATTTGATAAATTAAAAGAATTAATTTTAGAAAATATCGTAATTGATGATAACAGAGAAGTTATAGAAAATTTAGAGCCATATAAAGATTTATCAGCACTTAATAATGAATTAAAAACTGTTAAAGATTTTATGGATTTAATTTCTTTTGATGGTGGTTTTGAAGCTGTTGGGCTTAGAAACATCAATAGTCTTATGGATAAAATAAAACTTATAGGTACTTATCTTGAAGTTGAAGAACTTTGGGATATCAATGTGAATTTAAGAACTGTAAGAGTTTTTAAGGCTAGATTAGATGAGTTAGGAAAATACAAGCAACTTAGAGATACAATAGGAAATATTCCTAATTTAAGAATGATAGAAGATGTAATAAATAAAACTATCAATCCTGAAAAAGAAATAAAAGATGATGCCTCTCTTGATTTAAGAGATATCAGACTACATAAAAAAACTTTAAATATGAATATTAAAAGAAAGTTTGAAGAACTTTTTGATGAACCATCTTTAGCAAATGCTTTCCAAGAAAGAATAATAACAGAGAGAGATGGAAGAATGGTAACTCCTGTAAAATTTGATTTTAAAGGACTTATCAAAGGTATAGAACACGATAGAAGCTCAAGTGGACAAACAGTTTTTATTGAGCCACTTTCAATAGTTTCTCTAAACAATAAAATGAGAGAATTAGAAACAAAAGAAAAAGAAGAAATTAGAAAAATCCTATTGAGAATAGCTGAACAATTAAGAAATAATAGAGATGATATATTAGCTATTGGAGATAAAGCCTTATATTTAGATATATTAAATGCCAAATCTATCTATGCAGTAGATAATAAATGCGAAATTCCAACAGTTAGTAATAGAGAAGTTTTATCTCTAGAAAGAGCAAGACACCCATTTATAGATAAGGATAAGGTTGTTCCTTTAACTTTTGAAATAGGAAAAGATTACGATATCTTGCTTATAACAGGACCAAATACAGGGGGAAAAACTGTTGCTTTAAAAACAGCAGGACTTTTAACTTTAATGGCACTTTCAGGTATACCAATTCCTGCCTCAGAAAATTCTAAAATTGGATTTTTTGAAGGAGTTTTTGCAGATATAGGAGATGAACAAAGTATAGAGCAATCTCTATCTTCATTCTCAGCACATCTAAAGAATGTAAAGGAAATTTTAGCAGGAGTTACTAAAAATTCATTGGTATTACTTGATGAATTAGGTTCAGGAACAGATCCTATAGAAGGAGCAGCTTTTGCAATGGCAGTTATAGATTACTTAAATGAAAAGAAGGCTAAATCTTTCATAACTACTCACTATAGCCAAGTAAAAGCCTATGGTTACAATGAAGAAGGAATAGAAACTGCCTCAATGGAATTTAATACAGATACACTTTCTCCAACATACAGACTATTGGTTGGAATACCTGGGGAAAGTAATGCCTTAACTATTGCACAAAGAATGGGCTTACCAGAAAGTATAATTTCTAAGGCAAGAGCATATATAAGTGAAGATAATAAAAAAGTTGAAAAAATGATAGAAAATATCAAGACTAAATCTCAAGAATTAGATGAAATGAGAGAAAGATTTGCAAGATTACAAGAAGAAGCAAGACTTGATAGAGAAAGAGCTAAACAAGAAACTCTAATAATAGAAAAACAAAAGAATGAAATCATTAAAGCTGCTTATGAAGAAGCTGAAAAAATGATGAATGAAATGAGAGCAAAGGCCTCTGCACTTGTTGAAAAAATTCAACATGAAGAAAAGAATAAAGAAGATGCAAAGCAAATTCAAAAGAACTTAAATATGCTATCTACTGCACTTAGAGAAGAAAAGAATAAGACAGTGGAAGTTGTTAAAAAGATTAAAACTAAGGTTAATTTTAAAGTTGGAGATAGAGTTTTTGTAAAAAGTATTAATCAATTTGCCAATATTTTAAAGATTAACACATCTAAAGAAAGTGCAAGTGTACAAGCAGGAATTTTAAAATTAGAAGTTCCTTTTGAAGAAATAAAAATAGTAGAAGAGAAAAAAGAAAAAGTATATAATGTAAGTACTCATAAGAAAACTCCTGTAAGAAGTGAAATAGACTTAAGAGGAAAGATGGTAGATGAAGGTATCTATGAGTTAGAAACTTATTTAGATAGAGCTACTTTAAATGGATATACAGAAGTTTATGTAATCCATGGAAAAGGAACAGGAGCTTTAAGAGAAGGAATATTGAAATATTTAAAAACTTCTAAATATGTAAAAGAATACAGAATAGGTGGACATGGCGAGGGAGGACTTGGATGTACAGTGGTGACTCTAAAATAG
- the cysS gene encoding cysteine--tRNA ligase has protein sequence MIKIYNTLTGHLDEFKPIKENEVSMYVCGPTVYNYIHIGNARPAIFFDTVRRYLEYRGYKVTYVQNFTDVDDKMINKANAENVSIKEIAERYIKAYFEDTAQINLKEDGMIRPKATDNIDGMINIIKSLVDKGYAYESNGDVYFEVKKYKEGYGELSKQNIEDLESGARIDVNEIKKDALDFALWKSSKPNEPSWDSPWGKGRPGWHIECSAMSRKYLGDSFDIHGGGLDLIFPHHENEMAQSKCGCGGTFARYWMHNGYININGEKMSKSSGSFVLLRDILKHFEGRVIRLFVLGSHYRKPMEFSDTELNQTKSSLERIENSLKRIKELNRENLDGTNDCQELLATKKEMEAKFIEAMDEDFNTAQALGHVFELVKSVNKALDEENFSKTAIEVLDEVYSYLVMIIEEVLGVKLKLEAEVNNISADLIELILELRKDAREQKNWALSDKIRDRLLELGIKIKDGKDKTTWTM, from the coding sequence ATGATAAAGATTTACAATACACTGACAGGGCATTTAGATGAATTTAAACCAATAAAAGAAAATGAAGTGTCTATGTATGTCTGTGGACCAACAGTGTATAATTACATTCATATAGGAAATGCAAGACCAGCTATTTTCTTTGATACAGTGAGAAGATATCTAGAATATAGAGGATATAAGGTAACTTATGTTCAAAACTTTACAGATGTTGATGATAAGATGATAAATAAGGCAAACGCTGAAAATGTGTCGATAAAAGAAATAGCAGAAAGATATATAAAAGCATACTTTGAAGATACAGCTCAAATAAATTTAAAAGAAGATGGAATGATAAGACCTAAGGCAACTGATAATATAGATGGAATGATAAATATTATTAAATCTTTAGTTGATAAAGGTTATGCCTATGAATCAAATGGAGATGTATATTTTGAAGTAAAAAAATATAAAGAAGGTTATGGAGAACTTTCAAAACAAAATATAGAGGATTTAGAAAGTGGAGCTAGAATAGATGTAAATGAAATAAAAAAAGATGCACTAGACTTTGCTCTATGGAAATCATCTAAACCTAATGAACCAAGTTGGGATTCACCTTGGGGAAAAGGTAGACCTGGTTGGCATATAGAATGTTCAGCTATGTCAAGAAAATATCTAGGGGATAGTTTTGATATACATGGTGGAGGATTAGATTTAATATTTCCACATCATGAAAATGAAATGGCACAATCAAAGTGTGGTTGTGGAGGAACATTTGCAAGATATTGGATGCACAATGGTTACATAAATATAAATGGTGAAAAAATGTCTAAATCATCAGGTTCTTTTGTGCTTTTGAGAGATATTTTAAAACATTTTGAAGGAAGAGTTATAAGACTTTTTGTTCTAGGTTCTCATTATAGAAAACCTATGGAATTTTCTGATACAGAATTAAATCAAACAAAATCTTCTCTTGAAAGAATAGAAAATAGTTTAAAGAGAATAAAAGAACTAAATAGAGAAAATTTAGATGGTACAAATGATTGTCAAGAACTTTTAGCAACTAAAAAAGAAATGGAAGCTAAGTTTATAGAAGCTATGGACGAAGATTTTAACACTGCTCAAGCTTTAGGACATGTTTTTGAGTTAGTAAAATCAGTTAATAAAGCTTTAGATGAAGAAAATTTCTCAAAAACTGCTATAGAAGTTTTAGATGAAGTTTATTCATATCTTGTTATGATAATAGAAGAAGTTTTAGGAGTTAAATTAAAATTAGAAGCTGAAGTAAATAATATTTCTGCTGATTTGATAGAACTTATACTTGAACTTAGAAAAGATGCTAGAGAACAAAAAAATTGGGCTCTATCTGATAAAATAAGAGACAGACTTTTAGAATTAGGAATAAAGATAAAAGATGGAAAGGATAAGACTACATGGACAATGTAG
- a CDS encoding GIY-YIG nuclease family protein has protein sequence MFYYLYMLRCEDRSIYTGTAKDYLKRYEEHLNGKGAKYTRSHKVKKIERVFICENRSIACILESEIKKLTKNKKEAIIIEPDTYVKELENTRKIKILKKI, from the coding sequence ATGTTTTACTATTTGTATATGTTGAGATGTGAAGATAGAAGTATATATACAGGCACTGCCAAGGATTATTTAAAGAGATATGAGGAGCATTTAAATGGAAAAGGCGCTAAATATACAAGGTCACATAAGGTAAAAAAAATTGAAAGAGTATTTATCTGTGAAAATAGATCTATAGCTTGTATTTTAGAAAGTGAAATAAAAAAATTAACAAAAAATAAAAAAGAAGCAATAATAATTGAGCCCGATACCTATGTAAAAGAACTTGAAAATACTAGAAAAATAAAAATTTTAAAAAAAATTTAA
- the fusA gene encoding elongation factor G — protein MKVFTTDNIRNISLLGHRGSGKTTLIESILYVKDYIKRKGDVENGTTVSDFDKEEIRRIFSINTSLIPVEHNNVKLNFLDTPGYFDFVGEVISSLRVSASAVLVLDATAGVEVGTEKAWKLLEERKLPRIIFVNKMDKGYVNYTKLLNELKEKFGKKIAPFCIPIGEKDEFKGFVNVVDMVGRVFDGKECVDTPIPADVDVSEVRNLLFEAIAETDEALMDKYFAGEEFTQEEIVKGLHKGVVNGDIVPVMVGSAQQNIGIHTLLNYLDLYMPCPTELFSGQRVGEDPITQQEKVVKISDENPFSAIVFKTLVDPFIGKITFFKVNSGVLRKETEVFNPKKNKKERIAQLITMQGNKQIEIEELHAGDIGATTKLLYTQTGDTLCDKNYPVVFNKIRFPKPNIFSGVLPADKNDDEKLSTALQRVMEEDPTFVVTRNYETKQLLIGGQGEKHLYIILCKIKNKFGVHAELQDVIVSYRETILGKAEVQGKHKKQSGGAGQYGDVFIRFEPSDKEFEFVDEIKGGVVPRNYIPAVEKGLMEAKEKGVLAGYPVINFKATLYDGSYHPVDSNDLSFKLAAILAFKLGMEKAKPVLLEPVVKMKITIPEEYMGDVMGDLNKRRGRVLGMDHNEAGEQLLFAEVPEAEILKYSIDLRALTQGRGEFEYEFVRYEEVPENISKRVKEERNKDK, from the coding sequence ATGAAAGTTTTTACCACTGATAATATTAGAAATATCTCTCTATTAGGACATAGAGGCTCTGGAAAGACTACATTAATAGAGTCTATCCTATATGTTAAGGACTATATCAAGAGAAAAGGCGATGTAGAAAATGGAACTACTGTTTCTGACTTTGATAAAGAAGAAATTCGTAGAATTTTTTCAATCAATACTTCTTTGATTCCTGTTGAACATAATAATGTTAAACTTAACTTCCTTGACACTCCAGGATATTTTGATTTTGTTGGAGAAGTTATATCATCTCTTAGAGTATCTGCTTCTGCTGTATTAGTTTTAGATGCCACTGCTGGAGTTGAAGTTGGGACTGAAAAAGCATGGAAGCTACTTGAAGAAAGAAAATTGCCTAGAATTATTTTTGTAAATAAAATGGATAAAGGTTATGTTAACTACACAAAACTTTTAAATGAACTAAAGGAAAAATTTGGTAAGAAAATTGCTCCTTTCTGTATTCCTATAGGTGAAAAAGATGAATTTAAAGGTTTTGTAAATGTTGTTGATATGGTTGGAAGAGTATTTGATGGAAAAGAATGTGTTGATACTCCTATCCCTGCTGATGTTGATGTAAGTGAAGTTAGAAATCTATTATTTGAAGCTATTGCTGAAACTGATGAAGCTTTAATGGATAAATATTTTGCTGGTGAAGAATTCACTCAAGAAGAAATAGTAAAAGGTTTACATAAAGGTGTAGTTAATGGAGACATCGTTCCTGTTATGGTTGGATCTGCTCAACAAAACATTGGTATCCACACTTTACTTAACTACTTAGATCTATATATGCCTTGTCCAACTGAACTATTTAGTGGACAAAGAGTTGGAGAAGATCCTATAACTCAACAAGAAAAAGTTGTTAAAATATCTGATGAAAATCCATTCTCAGCTATAGTTTTCAAAACTTTAGTAGACCCATTTATTGGAAAAATTACTTTCTTTAAAGTTAACTCAGGTGTTCTTAGAAAAGAAACTGAAGTTTTCAATCCTAAGAAAAACAAAAAAGAAAGAATTGCTCAACTTATTACAATGCAAGGTAATAAACAAATAGAAATTGAAGAATTACATGCTGGAGATATAGGAGCAACAACTAAATTATTATACACTCAAACTGGAGATACTTTATGTGACAAGAACTACCCAGTTGTATTCAATAAGATAAGATTCCCTAAACCAAATATTTTCTCTGGAGTTTTACCTGCAGATAAAAATGATGATGAAAAATTAAGTACAGCTCTACAAAGAGTTATGGAAGAAGATCCTACATTTGTTGTAACTAGAAACTATGAAACAAAACAATTATTAATAGGTGGACAAGGAGAAAAACATCTATATATAATTTTATGTAAGATAAAAAATAAATTTGGAGTTCATGCTGAATTACAAGATGTTATTGTTTCTTATCGTGAAACTATACTTGGAAAAGCAGAAGTTCAAGGAAAACATAAAAAACAATCTGGTGGAGCTGGACAATATGGAGATGTATTCATTAGATTTGAGCCTTCTGATAAAGAATTTGAATTTGTAGATGAAATTAAAGGTGGAGTTGTTCCTAGAAACTACATACCTGCAGTTGAAAAAGGACTTATGGAAGCTAAAGAAAAAGGAGTTCTAGCAGGATATCCTGTTATAAACTTTAAAGCCACTCTATACGATGGAAGTTATCACCCAGTTGATTCTAATGATCTATCATTTAAGTTAGCTGCAATACTTGCTTTTAAACTAGGTATGGAAAAGGCTAAACCTGTTCTATTAGAACCTGTTGTTAAAATGAAAATTACTATCCCTGAAGAATATATGGGAGATGTAATGGGAGATTTAAACAAGAGAAGAGGTAGAGTTTTAGGAATGGATCACAATGAAGCTGGAGAACAACTTTTATTTGCAGAAGTTCCTGAAGCTGAAATATTAAAATATTCTATAGACTTAAGAGCTTTAACTCAAGGAAGAGGAGAATTCGAATACGAATTTGTAAGATATGAAGAAGTTCCTGAAAATATCTCTAAGAGAGTTAAAGAAGAAAGAAATAAAGATAAATAA
- a CDS encoding ATPase — protein sequence MLDEFLKNELSFNREAGTYLFYGDDLEKNYRIALEFSAALFSRNIENEDEKSKIKDKTLRNLYSDLMVVDNLNIDTVRDIIKKTYTSSHEGGAKVFILKNIQDIRKESANAMLKIIEEPTRDNFFILISKRLNILSTIKSRSIIYRVRKSTPEELGVDKYVYNFFLGISNDIEEYKEQEIDLMLEKSYKSIAGVLKEYEKEKNIVVKIDLYKCLRNFVQESTSLKKYEKIKFAEDIYSNASKKSINLIVDYIINLVKKNKNLKEKLEYKKMLRYPVNMKLLLINLIMSI from the coding sequence ATGTTAGATGAATTTCTAAAGAATGAATTATCATTTAATAGAGAAGCAGGAACTTATTTATTTTACGGAGACGATTTAGAAAAAAATTATAGAATAGCCTTAGAATTTTCAGCAGCATTATTCTCAAGAAATATAGAGAATGAAGATGAAAAATCTAAGATAAAAGATAAGACTTTAAGGAATCTATACAGTGATTTAATGGTAGTAGATAACTTAAATATAGATACAGTAAGAGATATTATAAAAAAGACCTATACTAGCTCTCATGAAGGGGGAGCTAAGGTTTTTATATTAAAAAATATTCAAGATATAAGAAAAGAAAGTGCAAATGCAATGCTTAAAATTATTGAAGAGCCTACTAGGGATAACTTCTTTATTTTAATATCTAAAAGATTAAATATATTGTCAACAATAAAATCAAGATCGATTATTTATAGAGTCAGAAAATCAACTCCTGAGGAATTAGGGGTTGATAAGTATGTCTATAACTTTTTCTTGGGTATTTCAAATGATATAGAAGAATATAAAGAACAAGAAATAGATTTGATGTTAGAGAAGTCATATAAATCTATTGCTGGAGTTCTAAAAGAGTATGAAAAAGAGAAAAATATTGTAGTAAAAATAGATCTATATAAGTGCTTGAGAAATTTTGTACAAGAATCTACAAGTTTAAAAAAATATGAAAAAATTAAGTTTGCTGAAGATATTTACTCAAATGCAAGTAAGAAAAGTATAAACTTAATTGTTGACTATATTATTAATTTAGTTAAGAAAAATAAAAATTTAAAAGAAAAGTTAGAATATAAAAAGATGTTAAGATATCCAGTGAATATGAAATTATTACTGATTAACTTAATTATGAGTATTTAA
- a CDS encoding rod shape-determining protein, whose product MGFFNFRANRSIGIDLGTANTLVYSKKHKKIVLNEPSVVAVEKETKKVLAVGNEAREMLGKTPDTIVAVKPLSEGVIADYDITEAMIKYFIKKIFGSYSFFMPEIMICVPIDVTGVEKRAVLEAAISAGAKKAYLIEEARAAALGSGMDIAAPEGNMIIDIGGGSTDVAIISLGGTVVSKTIRVAGNNFDNDIVKYVKKTYNLLIGDRTAEEIKIKIGTALPLEEEETIEVKGRDLLMGLPKVITITSEEVREAIKDSLDQILQCIRTVLEKTPPELAADIVDKGMIMTGGGSLIRNFPEMITKYTNLKVNLAENPLESVVIGAGLALDQIDVLRKIEKAER is encoded by the coding sequence ATGGGATTTTTTAATTTTAGAGCAAACAGAAGTATAGGAATCGACTTAGGAACAGCTAACACGTTGGTATACAGTAAAAAACATAAAAAAATAGTTTTAAATGAACCATCTGTTGTGGCAGTTGAAAAAGAAACAAAAAAAGTATTAGCTGTTGGAAATGAAGCAAGAGAAATGCTTGGAAAAACTCCTGATACAATAGTTGCAGTTAAACCTTTAAGTGAAGGGGTAATTGCAGACTATGATATAACAGAAGCTATGATTAAATACTTTATCAAAAAGATATTTGGTTCATATAGCTTTTTTATGCCAGAAATTATGATATGTGTACCTATTGATGTTACTGGTGTAGAAAAGAGAGCCGTTTTAGAAGCAGCAATATCAGCTGGGGCAAAGAAGGCATACTTAATAGAAGAAGCAAGAGCAGCAGCTCTAGGTTCAGGAATGGATATAGCAGCTCCTGAAGGAAATATGATAATAGATATCGGTGGAGGATCTACTGACGTAGCTATAATCTCTTTAGGTGGAACAGTTGTAAGTAAGACTATAAGAGTTGCAGGGAATAACTTTGATAATGATATAGTAAAATATGTAAAGAAAACATATAATCTTTTAATTGGAGATAGAACAGCAGAAGAAATAAAAATAAAAATAGGTACAGCTTTACCTTTAGAAGAAGAAGAAACAATAGAAGTAAAAGGTAGAGACTTGTTAATGGGATTACCTAAAGTGATAACTATAACTTCTGAAGAAGTAAGAGAAGCTATAAAAGATTCTTTAGACCAAATTTTACAATGTATAAGAACTGTTCTTGAAAAAACTCCACCTGAATTGGCAGCTGATATAGTTGATAAGGGTATGATAATGACAGGAGGAGGTTCACTAATAAGAAACTTCCCTGAAATGATAACAAAGTATACTAACTTAAAAGTAAACTTAGCAGAAAATCCATTAGAAAGTGTTGTTATAGGAGCAGGACTTGCTTTAGATCAAATCGATGTTCTTAGAAAAATAGAAAAGGCTGAAAGATAA